A part of Rhinolophus ferrumequinum isolate MPI-CBG mRhiFer1 chromosome 11, mRhiFer1_v1.p, whole genome shotgun sequence genomic DNA contains:
- the CAT gene encoding catalase, with product MAEDRNPASDQMKIWKEQRAAQKPDVLTTGSGNPIGDKLNTMTVGPRGPLVVQDVVFIDEMAHFDRERIPERVVHAKGAGAFGYFEVTHNITNYTKARVFEHIGKRTPIAVRFSTVAGESGSADTVRDPRGFAVKFYTEDGNWDLVGNNTPIFFIRDAILFPSFIHSQKRNPQTHLKDPDMVWDFWSLRPESLHQVSFLFSDRGIPDGHRHMNGYGSHTFKLVNANGEAVYCKFHYKTDQGIKNLSVEEAAKLAQEDPDYGLRDLFNAIATGNFPSWTFYIQVMTFKQAETAPFNPFDVTKIWPHKDYPLIPVGKMVLNRNPVNYFAEVEQLAFDPSNMPPGIEPSPDKMLQGRLFSYPDTHRHRLGPNYLQIPVNCPYRARVANYQRDGPMCMFDNQGGAPNYYPNSFSAPEQQQKYALEHSVYHSGDVRRYNSAGDDNVSQVRAFYTNVLNEEQRRRLCENIAGHLKDAQLFIQKKAVKNFSDVHPDYGARIQALLDKYNAEKPKNTIHTFVQHGSHLAAKEKANL from the exons ATGGCGGAGGACCGGAATCCAGCCAGCGACCAGATGAAGATTTGGAAGGAGCAGCGGGCTGCGCAG AAACCTGATGTCCTCACCACTGGGTCCGGTAATCCAATAGGAGACAAACTTAATACTATGACAGTCGGGCCTCGTGGGCCCCTTGTTGTTCAGGATGTGGTTTTCATTGATGAAATGGCTCATTTTGACCGGGAAAGAATTCCTGAGAGAGTCGTGCATGCTAAAGGAGCAG GGGCTTTTGGCTACTTTGAGGTCACGCACAACATTACCAACTACACCAAGGCAAGGGTGTTTGAGCACATTGGAAAGAGGACTCCCATTGCAGTTCGCTTCTCCACTGTTG CTGGAGAATCAGGCTCTGCGGACACAGTTCGTGACCCTCGTGGGTTTGCAGTGAAATTTTACACAGAGGATGGTAATTGGGATCTTGTTGGGAATAACACCCCCATTTTCTTCATCAGGGATGCCATATTG TTTCCGTCCTTTATCCACAGCCAGAAGAGAAACCCTCAAACACACCTGAAGGATCCGGACATGGTCTGGGATTTCTGGAGCCTGCGTCCCGAGTCTCTGCATCAG GTGTCCTTCCTGTTCAGTGATCGAGGGATTCCAGATGGACACAGGCACATGAATGGATATGGATCCCATACTTTCAAGCTGGTTAATGCAAATGGAGAGGCAGTTTATTGCAAATTCCATTATAAG ACTGACCAGGGCATCAAAAACCTTTCGGTTGAAGAGGCAGCAAAACTTGCCCAGGAAGATCCCGACTATGGCCTCCGGGATCTGTTTAATGCCATTGCCACGGGCAACTTCCCCTCCTGGACTTTTTACATCCAAGTCATGACCTTTAAACAGGCAGAAACAGCTCCATTTAATCCCTTTGATGTTACCAAG ATTTGGCCTCACAAGGACTATCCTCTTATCCCAGTTGGTAAAATGGTCCTGAATCGGAATCCAGTGAATTACTTTGCTGAAGTCGAACAGTTGGCCTTTGACCCAAGCAACATGCCCCCAGGCATTGAACCCAGCCCTGACAAAATGCTTCAG GGTCGCCTTTTTTCCTATCCTGACACTCACCGCCACCGCCTGGGACCTAACTATCTTCAGATACCTGTAAACTGTCCCTACCGTGCTCGAGTGGCCAACTACCAGCGTGACGGCCCCATGTGCATGTTCGACAACCAGG GTGGTGCTCCCAATTACTACCCCAACAGCTTCAGTGCTCCCGAGCAGCAGCAGAAGTATGCCCTGGAACATAGCGTCTACCATTCTGGGGACGTGCGGCGCTACAACAGTGCCGGTGATGATAATGTCTCTCAG GTGCGGGCATTCTATACGAACGTACTGAATGAAGAACAGAGGAGACGCCTGTGTGAGAACATTGCCGGCCATCTGAAAGACGCACAACTTTTCATCCAGAAGAAAGCG GTCAAGAACTTCTCTGATGTCCATCCTGACTACGGGGCCCGCATCCAAGCTCTCCTGGACAAATACAACGCCGAGAAACCCAAG AACACGATTCACACCTTTGTACAGCATGGCTCTCACCTGGCTGCAAAGGAGAAAGCTAACCTGTGA